In Quercus lobata isolate SW786 chromosome 12, ValleyOak3.0 Primary Assembly, whole genome shotgun sequence, a genomic segment contains:
- the LOC115970311 gene encoding uncharacterized protein LOC115970311: MALGWNFRGLGNPRSVGMLCSLVRRWDPEVVFLSETKMMIAGVKKLKMKLGFVNGLYVQGKGRGGGLAMYWKKEVNLEIKSYSRHHIDAVVVEEESGFKWRLTGFYEHLETHQRKESWRYLDTLNLQFTLPWLCFGDFNEIISVEEKLGGAPRPQNQMEAFRNIIHRCGFKDLGFSGFEFTWCNQQEGSDRVYLRLDRAFATPDWIEHFTNVRVQHLEDTTSDHCPLLLADSHALNKRGKRGFLFEAIWTRQADCRGLVEEVWNANNNLHDPSSFSVGLKMCADNLAK, from the coding sequence ATGGCCTTAGGTTGGAACTtccgggggcttgggaacccccgGTCAGTAGGAATGCTGTGCAGTCTTGTGCGGCGGTGGGATCCCGAAGTGGTTTTCTTATCGGAAACTAAAATGATGATTGCTGGAGTGAAAAAGCTGAAGATGAAACTGGGTTTTGTTAATGGTCTTTATGTTCAAGGGAAAGGGAGAGGAGGAGGCTTGGCAATGTACTGGAAGAAGGAAGTAAATTTGGAGATCAAGAGTTACTCAAGACACCACATTGATGCAGTAGTAGTAGAAGAAGAGTCTGGGTTCAAATGGAGGCTGACTGGATTTTATGAGCATCTAGAGACACATCAGAGGAAAGAATCTTGGAGGTATCTCGATACTCTTAATCTTCAATTTACTTTGCCTTGGTTATGTTTTGGCGACTTTAATGAGATTATATCAGTAGAAGAAAAATTAGGGGGAGCTCCGAGACCCCAAAATCAGATGGAAGCTTTCCGAAATATTATTCATAGGTGTGGATTTAAAGATTTAGGTTTCTCGGGTTTTGAGTTTACATGGTGCAATCAACAGGAAGGTAGTGATAGAGTCTATCTGAGATTGGACAGGGCTTTTGCAACTCCAGATTGGATAGAGCACTTCACAAATGTAAGGGTTCAGCATTTAGAAGATACCACGTCTGACCATTGCCCCCTATTACTTGCTGATTCTCATGCTCTTAATAAGCGTGGTAAGCGTGGATTTTTATTTGAGGCTATCTGGACAAGACAGGCTGATTGTAGGGGATTGGTGGAGGAGGTTTGGAATGCTAACAATAATCTCCATGACCCAAGTAGTTTCAGTGTAGGGCTTAAAATGTGTGCGGACAACCTAGCCAAGTAG